DNA from Brachionichthys hirsutus isolate HB-005 chromosome 3, CSIRO-AGI_Bhir_v1, whole genome shotgun sequence:
GCAGAGCAAACGCAGGGCCTGCGAGTCAATCaggaatgatgatgatccaAATAAAACCCCTGTTTCTTTAAATACTACAGATGGATTGTCAAAcgagaataaaaacatttctacaACTAAAACCAGCCACATGGCAAAGTGCAAATCTGATTATGGTTTAAATATGAAGGAGGGTAACAGTTCTTGTCCTGATGTCAAAGGTCCTAGACGTGGATATAGCAACTCTATTGGAGCAGGAATAACCCAACAATTACACCAAACAAAGGAGGTTCTTGATAACAGACCATTATCTGATCATCAGAGAGGAACCACAGTGGACATTAATGATAACGACATAGGAACTCGCCACATCCCACCTGCGCAGGTGTCTTTATCTAcatctcctgtctcctcttcttcccctaTACCTGACTCAACAGAACAAAAGGATAACCTCCCTGCACCTGTGCAAGAGTCCCAGCCCGTCCTCTCAGTAGAGCAACAGTCTTCCTTGGCCATGTCTCACAGCAAGCCCACACTTCAACCTGCTCCCCCCACAAATCAAAACGCTCCCGATTCCCAAGTCCTTCAAAATAATCCCCTTGAAACGATTACTGCTAGCCTTTCAGCATCTGCCACAAGTGGTTCTTTGGCCTCATTCTCATCTGCATTGCCATTAAACCTATCCCAGCCTACCCAGGAGTCGTCTTCCCATACGTCCGGGAAGCCACAACCAGCATATGTCCCACACTCAAGTTCCCATCCCCAATCTCAGCACTATCTTCAGCTTCAAAGTAATCTGAGCATACAGTCTTGTAAACAAATGAAGCAAGGTTCTACATGGGCTACACAATACAGGGGCAAGGGTAAGTATAGAAAttattgccttttatttttatattaccatttattataaacataaatatatatatatatatatataaacattctTTGTAAGGTTCCAATTTGTCTGAAGAAGAAACAGACAGTGAGGATGACGCTAAATTGCCTCAGCATGGCAGATCTCAggccagaggagctgcaggaaaaagGAATGGATCCCTGCAGAAAGAATCCTGTCCATCCAATCAGCTGGAAATACAGCAAATACCCAACAGACAGTCAGGCTGGCCGATCAACCACAACCACCAGATTTCAGAAGATATTGACCTATCCTTTAAGAACAATGGTGAGTTGTTTCTGATCTCCAGTGGGACGACACCCCATTGTATTATCAtcatgaattttttttttaccactttgATTTATATTCTGCCATTTCTTCCTGCAATCTTTTTGCCCATGCAAGTGTGAACTCACATTTACTGTGTTACATTTACATACTTGTGTGTCTCAGTGTAAATTTATCGTGTAGGACAAGTGCAAAGTAACTATTCTTTAATTAtagatgacatcacagaatatACCTTCTGTGTATAATGTTAGTTTACTGTTTAAGTTACAGGTAGAAAATCCTCTAGTTGCTGAAACTGCATTACGCACAAAGTGAAGTAGGGTTCCAagatttaattaataaaataatttaaagaatGAAGAAGGGCTTTTAACAGTCGTTTTGGGTATTAATTTATATCCAAAAATGATACCCTTCACTCACATgtgttttgttgtctttttaatATGTACTTGTGTAGCTTCCATATTGGTTTCCTGCAATGAATCTGAGAGTGAGGGCTCGGTGCCTGAGCTAGAGGAGTCTGAACCACTGAGACCGTCGGAGCCCCAAGTAAATCTGTCCACCAGCATCATTGctaaaacatgaaaatcaaaatgatttttATGAAATGTTAGCAGAAttgacaaattaaaaatgtcataGTAAGGTAATATGTACATTATGTCTTTTTTAGTCCATGTCCTCTGCAGAAGACGGGCTAAACAGACCAAAACAAAGTCGCAGTGAGAAGAAGGCCCGTAAGGTCAGGTCTACTAGCTACATGAACATAAACCAACACAATAGTCATGGATATTGATTATGAAAGAAATTGAACTGAGGATATTGTCATGGcggtattttcttttctctgtatgtgtgtatagGCTATGTCTAAGCTGGGACTGAAGCCGGTTCATGGTGTGAACAGAATCACCATCAGGAAGTCCAAGAGTATCCTGTTTGTCATCAGCAGACCAGATGTTTTCAAAAGCCCCACATCAGACATTTATATTGTGTTTGGAGAGGCAAAGgtatgtctttgtttgtttgtttctttctatATTGTATTgattcctcccctcctctccgcTCCAGATTGAGGATCTATCTCAGCAGGCTCataaagcggctgcagagaAATTTAAGGTCCCTGTGACCTCTTCGCCCTTGGCGCCACCTGTCCCACCCAGCCTCACCATCAAGGAGgagagtgaagaggaggaagaggtaactgctgtttttttaaagcacttcctgtcactacagaatgttgtaaatgtgttgtaattactttgtttgttgttctctCCCTGACTGCCCTTTTCTATACGCATCAGGTGGATGAGGGAGGTCTTGAGCAGAGGGACATTGAGCTGGTGATGGCCCAGGCCAATGTGTCACGATCCAAGGCCGTCCGTGCGCTGAAACACAACAAGAATGACATTGTGAATGCTATCATGGTGAGGAGGGTGAAAGGACAGGGAGGGATGGAGGTagagaggaagagaacgagGATAGTGGGAGGGCAGATGGTGAACAAAATAATGAGTCATAGCCAGTGAGCAGGTGGTGCatggaggatgtgtgtgtgtggggggggggggggggggatgttacTTAATTGAGAAACAGCGAAGGACACACGACAAGTAGAATTCCCCTTTAGTAACTTGACAACGACCACACTTTTGTAGTTTTTGCTCATTAATGGTCACTAGGTGGAAGCAGTGAGCCATCCTCGAATACCTGACTTGTCAAGATGATTTCTTCTTCATGTGgtgcaaagtaaaataaagcttCCTCCAATCACAAACAAATGTTAGTAAGTAAAAACAGACTCTTTCCTATTGACTACAGACTAAGAATGGTATTCGTAGGATACATCTCTCATTCTTTTAAATCTAAAtttgatttctgttttattttctctgaatgcacaatttttgtttttacatgaatctcattgtgtttcttctttcttcatCTCCCTCTTCCATACAGGAGCTCACCATGTAAGTGGTGGCGATTTGACACCTGTTCCTTTCTTCCAATCTACAGAGACTAGACACCACTGCACTCTTCTGTATCGCTGCTATTGTATGTCGCATCCCAATTATCTGCTAAATAAAGTTTGTTCCAATGCGGGCTGCGTGTGAAACTAACTTAACGAAGAGGACTGAAAATGTCTTAGTATGATATGAGAAGCAGCGCAGTCTAACAAAAGTTAATACGGTTTCTCTTTAATAAACATGGCTTGCCACCCTATTTTCAAAGTTCGTTCATGAAGCTGTATTATCAGCCACCACACTTTGCTTTTATCAGTCCTCAAGAAATTGATACGACACACAAGATCAAATCTACTAGCTGTTACCTTTGCCTTTGCAGTTGGAAGCAGGCATGTGGTTGATTATTTCAGTCTATAAGTCCACAAGATATCTTGAAAAGTTGTCAAATCATGGTGTCCAACCATTATCCTCAATTGGATCCAGATCTAGGAGATTACAATATATCCTTGGTGGGTGGTAATATACGTTGGGTCACGACCCTCGCTACAGTACAGTAGTGACAGAAATGGCAGAGACATGCCATCATTATGGAGTTAAGATGCAGATTTAGAGTCATTCGAAAGGACTTCATGTAAGTCTGAAAGGTAAAGTAGTCATATTTTAGGAAAATCATATTTGTGTTTATAACTCATTAACTACTCGTGATCAATAAGTCAACTTCGAAGTAGAAGTTCCTGTCACTCTATCTGAATAATAGAGATACAACCATCAAACATAGAAATTATGGAAGCATGGAAATATAGATGACACGAACCTTTCTGATAATTTCTCaactttattgtaaaaaaaaaacacattagagtacaaacacacacaagaagtTGCAGAGGTTTTCTCTGGCAGCaactttattgtaaaaaaaaaacacattagagtacaaacacacacaagaagtTGCAGAGGTTTTCAAATGGCAGCAATAGCAGAAATGTACACCATGTATGCTGAGACATCTGCTTTAAGCAATGATGTATTAAAGAAAtactttataaatataatatgtgAATTGTGTCCCTTGATGTACTTAGTTCCCATTCTTAAACAATTGTTAGAATATACAATATATACGTACAGTgtgtgaaataataaatgtaagtTTTAATGAATATAATACTGGCCCCAGGTTATTTAAATCACCTTCACCACTAAGATTAATGAATCCAAATGCTCACAGTATTTTGTTAGCAATATCAAATGTTTCAATCTGAACATTGTATTACCCACTGGTCCATTTTCAAATAGCAAACATAGGATTTTATGCCTGAGTGTATTCCAACATGTAAAATCCTTTCACTCAATGGTGCTCTCCTGAGTATCCTCTATAGCAGATAACTTCACACGCTCctggaaaatgaaataagagCTTCAGCTTTTCATTTTTGCCCATCTTATGTGGCTTTTGCTGGAAGGACGTTGTTCTCAAAGTGTCCCTGGTTGGTGATATTCCCAGCTGGGGAGTATCTGGCCACCACGAAGGAAGAGCCATCTGATGCAGTGGCCTTACCGACACCTAGCTTCTTAGTGCTCTTCCACACCATTGCTGTGAAATGGCCTAGTTGATGGAAGAAATGGGGAATGATAAATGGAGAGAACATTTTTTGGAAAAAATGCTACAAATGGTTGAGTGAGAAGAAACTGTTAGAGCATGGTGGTTTAAGCCGAGTGTACACAGACACATCTAAATATTTACAGGTGAGGgaattttgacttttttttcctcactcaGTTCCAAACCTTTGCTTTCTCCTCATTCACTTTATATCCTAGCAACTTTTACACAAATCAATGCAAGGCGCTCCAAAGTGTGAGCCGCTTCATGTGTGATTAAGAGAAGAATTTAGAGCTGACTGGAAATGACACATGAACAAGAAGTGATAAAGAGGACAGTGATATCTCTTCAGTTTCTCAATCCCTGGTCGCTGAGTCAGACAGTCACATGTTGTCTGTCATGACACCAGGACATAATGAGGCGTGACTTGAGCAGAGGAATTTACCCACTTGGGTAAATGTGGTACACAGACAGCGAGGCAGATAATGAGTAAGCTGAACTGGTAGAAAGAAATAAACTGAGCTAAATGAATTTTTAAaataagcaaaaagaaaaatgagctGAGACAAGAGATGAAAAAGTACGAGGCGGAAAGTGTCACAGCGGAAATGAATATATCTGCTTTACATAGAGTGTTAGCTGGTGTCTGCATATTCAAGTTAAATTGAAACAATCATCTTTGAAATTTTTTTCAAGAATATGTATTCATCACATTTTTGTCCAGTGTGACGAGATAAATAGTTTAGGGCTTCTACATATGGCTATTTAAAGAAATCCTTCTGTTTATGTTTTAGTGCACATCTGAAAATAATCTCTTCACatgcaacattttaaatgtgactttttgCTAGCATTGCTTAAATAAATTTTTCACATGACATATtaaacaaaagttctattgatTATTTACGACCAATCATTATTACTTTGTGGGCCACAGGCAGACGCTGGTGTAAATCTCACCGGTGCCAGAGGAGAATCCAGGACGGTTGAAGTTGTATTGTTTCACTTCATCATACCAGCGATCTGCCACGTCCTTTCCTGCATGTGTACAAAACAAAGtaggtgtgtgttgtttgatcAAAAGGGCACAAGACTAAGATGATTGTACGCCGTGCTGCACCGTGGGATACTTTTTATGAATCGCATCGTCCTGTGCTGACATATTTCTGCAGTGAGTCATAGTGTCTGAGCTCCCAAACACGCTGAGCGGTGGAGGGGAAATAGATCCCAGCTGTTCAGGTCGAGGGCAACACAGTCGGCCTTTTGACTGTTGCCTCCATAGGGGTATGCATCTTATTAGCTGTGTCACATCATAGGGAAGGCGCATGTACAAGATCATTCATGCGGTTCTAAAAGATTTGTGCATGCATACGTATTAAGAGAGTCCGTACCTGATTGGTCATAGGAGGCCCATGCCAGGTTCTCTCCACAGCTTCCTGCACTTGATTCCTCGCTGTGTTTCAGAATCCGAGTACTGGCCAGACTTTGAGCATAACTATAGACAGAGTTGGACAGAGACAGATACCTGATGAATGTGACTCCTAGTCCTTACCCACCCTAATATCACTTTCACTCTCAAACAGCATACCTGTTTAATATTAACCTGCTTGTTTGTTTACCTGAAATGTCCAATAAGGTTTGGTTGACTATCATGCAGCATTCTGTCTTTTATGGCAACATATTTACTTCCCAAGACATGACAAGCATCAAATCCAGAAAGAGCACGTATAAACAATAATCAATGCAGTATATGGAGTAAAGCGTTTATTACTTTTGACCTgttcttaattaaaaaaaatattttagaaatGTTTTGAAACTGGAATCGGGCACATTGAAATTAAAGTTTGGTTTGATCAGTTCAGTGTTTCTGTTACTGTACCATCAAGCATGCTCATGGACATGGACTGAAAGCCAATCATACAAGGCCGTTGCTTCTCTCTTTCCTCACATCCCTGAGTAAGTTTGCATTTACAAGATGTAATGTTTTATAAAGATAAAAGGAGAAAATGGAACCAAACCCACTCCCTGGAAATGAGTTTTTCCTTTGACAGGCCATGCTGGGACTGTCACCAACTGCTATGTGTGGCTCTTCCCAATTAGGTTTCTTATAGGATttatgtgtgcattaacccacCGTCCAGCCTCTCCGCTCAACTTGCTGCTCAGCTTCAGTGGGGGCGCCTGGTGCTTCCTCCTGTACTCATTATGGCACCGGAGCACCTCCTCAGCAAACTGCTTAGAGGCTGAGACACACAGATGACAAAGGAGACGTGACGATCTGGTATGAAGACTCATGCACTGCTGCAAAATACAGACGCAAGCTGAAATTCACAACTTGAGAAGTTCACCGTGACTGACCGGCCTCACTGACAGTGACTACAATTCTATGACAGATGATGGAGCAGAAAACGTCATCTACGTCCGCCTGGTGCCTATCACTCACTGGCCTTTATGCAAGACACACAGAGTGAGCAAACAATGGGCGCATTgagacaacaacacacacatcgACTAGGCCTGCTGCAAAATTAATCTTCACCTAAGATCAGTATGAAATCTCACCAGTGGTGCAGATGAAGAGTAAAATAAACGTGTAATCTTCTTTTGTAATAAAGCAAAGCTCACAAACACATAACTTAAAActgaaaacacacgcacacacacacacacacacacacgcacaaacagacacacacacacacaccctttcatGTGGGCAAAGTCAAAACACATATTGATACAATAAAAGTGTCAATCCTCAGGGTGTAGTTTCCACTTACCGGACTTTCCCATGGTGCTGACACAGGAAGCCttcagcagtttctgctacACACTTAGGCTGAACGACAGCAGTCGCTCCTCTTCTTGTCTTctgcccctcctctctctttctctctgcctctttctgTGCTGCTTGCCGCCTCTACCTTGCTTCCATTAGCGTCTGTTCGGAAACAGCTGCTCAGTGCCTTTAACTCCTCTCATGCCACCCTTAACTCACAGCAGATGCTAACAGCCCCCCCTTATACTTATTTGCTCATAATGAGCATTTCACAATTTATTTCTTCCTCAAGTTGTGTTTCACTGCAAGCAAGTAAACCTGGCCCTCTCTAAGACTGACAAGCCCTGGCCTATCTGTAGGGTTCAGGAGAACACACGCCCACTCTTTACATTCCTGATGTCATTGCTGACATCATCTTTGTGAGACAATTGCCCATATATGGCTCTGAGGTtcttagaatttgtaacttttCTAGGACTAGCATTTTGCCAATGTTAGTCTTATAAAATGTGCACGATGGCAGTGGCTTTCCAGCTCGTCATGATGCACGAGTCGATAAATGTGCCACTTAAAACGATACACTGAGATATGCCACCAATCATCTTTCCACTGTGGttgacagagagcgagagaagaagAATCACCGGTAGCCATGCTGCAGAACGGGTTCCCACTATTTGATTTGGCAGTGTGACGCATGCTACCCTCAACAGAACCTTTTTGTGACATATGCTGTTTATCAATCGCTGCATATCCCAGAGTACagaatgacaaaaagaaaagctaagacaaaataataatatatggaTTCTATATGTCATAAGAGATTAAATGGTGTTTTGTGTTTAAGTGTTTTATGATCAATGTTTCCTGGTAATTGGTAGTGAAATCCAAGCATTCTGAGACATGTACATCACCGTGTACATTATTATATATCTATAATCTGTAATTGCACttctggttagatgctaaactgcatttcgttatttgtacttgtacatgtgtaatgacaatgaagttgaacctaacctaacctaacctaacctaaccatGCCAGGCACGCGTCTCCTCAACATAAGGTATTCATCCATACTGtaaatattataaaataattttctgtgCATATACGTAACTGCAGTACTTGTCAGCTGAAAAgtatctcttccttccttccatctgTCTTCTCCCTTTTGGCAGCTGCTGAGCCACTCAACCCACACTATAAGACATTAAGGAGGCAAAGCATGGCTACTTTAACTTTAGTGTAATTATCTAAACTACCACAAGGGGGGGCTGTTAGCAAAGGCAACAAACATGGATGCGATGGGAGCATTAGCCAGATAAAGCGCAACTAATGACCTCTTAGTTTCATAATATGAGTGGTCATGATGGGATTCATGAGAAAAGTTAAGCCACTTGATTTCTCATTAGCAGGATGGTGCCGTCATAACAAATtgatttcctcctctcctcctcctaccATCTGTATAATAGTGATGGGTCCGGACAGCTGGAAGAATACATTTACATAGTGGTCTCGAGACAGCGATTTTACAGTCGGACATCTTAATTCACATTAATTGAGACAGCCATGCAGTGTGTGTATCTTATGTGTATTCTGCGGTGTGAGTATTTCTATTAAAGTGCGTGTACATGCAGCAGGAGGGATGGTGATTTAATTTTTAGGACCCCTTTTAGAGGGACAGTACAGACATCGATCCATGCAGATATTACATCATTTATCTCTGTACCTTTGGCAATAGCCTCTCTACTTATTGCTTGGCTCCATTCCCTGTCAGCTGCGACATaattccttctcctctccttccctttcccttccctctgtctctcatcCCTTCCCTCATTCCATGCAGGCtgcaatgttcttttttttttttcttcacctgGTGCACCTTAATGAAAATCTTCCAGCAGATCCTTCATATGAAAGTGAGAAATGCCAAATTCATCATAGGGCTAGAAATTATTTTTCACTCCTGTCATGTCTGAATTGAGTTTGGATTTATGGCAACAGAAATCTGAAGTAACAGTTGCTGAGTCTGTAAGTGCACTTAGTTTCTCTTTAGCAGTCCCCAGATGAAGGTTAGGAGTCTTTAATAACTCCTTCCATCCACCTTCATCCTCATTAAGAGGTTTACGTGACTCAAGATGGAAGGATCTGTTGAGAGAACTGATCTCATCCGAGTGAGGCGAAGTAAGTGGGGGCTGTATATTTTTGAAGGAGTTGTTGGACGCTCTCTCCCCAGAGCTTCACTCCAGAACTTGTCACATCATGAAGCTCTTTATGGTGTCATTAGTATAACTGTTCCTCGAGGACAAATTATTCTGCAGGTTAAGAGGAGTTAATCATCTGCCAGTCAACCCTCATCAAGCTGCCTCTGTGGATGAGGCTCTAAACAAATCTCATCATATTTATAGAGCCTTCATTTAAGAAGATAGACACATGCAGCGAGGAGGGAGTGACGGGGTGAGCCGAGGGCAGGCTGAGAGCGTAGGAAAGttaagagagacagagacagtgaGCAGAGCTGGATCGCTGCTGTCTGACACTAAGCAGCAGAAATGTAATGTCTTAAAAGGCCATCGCAGTCAATGAAGTTCCTAATGTGCTTAAAGCAATTACTGTGTCCGGAGAAGAGCAGAGTGCATGCAGGATATTAACCTCAGTAACCCCCTCTATCTAGTCCATAATTAAATTATCCTCACATCCTCACTCATTCcaatacacacccacacacatacatacccacacacacacccactcacacacacatgttggcACATTCACCTAAAGTATGTGTTGAACCAGATGCTTacttgagaagaagaaaaaaaaaaaactaacgaTAGCGCATGTAGAGTTTGATGTCTACACCGATTAACAAGGTCATTTGAAGGACGTTATAGTCTCATAACCTGCTGGTGGTCCATCGTTTTCATCCATATCAAGAAAGTTTCAATGgtttgcttttctctctgaaatcTTTCAGTATATATTCTTTAATTTTGTTCAATTTCCAAGAAAAGGactatatatgtataaatataagtATACATTTTACTccaaattaatatttaaattgtcATTTAGAAAGTCGCTCTTCAACTGGTGTCTTAAATGTCCTTCACTGCAATGATTTGACTCACTACAGATGAGTTTAACTAAATTTCTATTAGTGAATAAACaagaatttctttctttttccaggtGTCACTTAAAAGTTTCTTTCAATACAATTCTTGAAATGAGTGATTCAGCACAACTAATTTTACTGGAGTAGTTTTCCAAGAAGCGTGTCTCACTTTCCTTATAATTTAATTCCAGATATTTGTACTTCATTTCCAtatccatcttttttttacaactgtaattATATTTCTGTT
Protein-coding regions in this window:
- the glipr2l gene encoding GLI pathogenesis-related 2, like gives rise to the protein MGKSASKQFAEEVLRCHNEYRRKHQAPPLKLSSKLSGEAGRYAQSLASTRILKHSEESSAGSCGENLAWASYDQSGKDVADRWYDEVKQYNFNRPGFSSGTGHFTAMVWKSTKKLGVGKATASDGSSFVVARYSPAGNITNQGHFENNVLPAKAT